Proteins encoded within one genomic window of Episyrphus balteatus chromosome 1, idEpiBalt1.1, whole genome shotgun sequence:
- the LOC129921063 gene encoding tafazzin isoform X2 — MVEDLKKDIFYAELSKTFDRCNVQQTQTPSQTQQQNNHQTKKDIMGYNIDWVFPRLMHPSKFWYFASTIAIAAVGLFSKILLVFCNKTTVYNQERLIDAVANRPPGIPLLTVSNHHSCFDDPGLWGVLPLKHCCSTATARWSLAAHDICFTNKYHSLFFMSGKCIPVVRGAGVYQNAVDVCIQKLSIGDWVHVFPEGKVNMTREFMRLKWGVGRMIYDAPIIPIVLPVWHEGMHEVLPNTEPYIPKWGKKVTMNIGRPIALDDFIQDMKDRNVPEPDARKLITDRIQDELQALRVETEQLHRI, encoded by the exons ATGGTTGAAGATTTGAAGAAAGATATCTTCTATGCTGAATTAAGCAAGACATTTGATCGA TGCAACGTCCAACAAACTCAAACTCCTTCtcaaacacaacaacaaaataatcaTCAAACTAAAAAGGATATAATGGGCTATAATATCGATTGGGTATTCCCACGCTTAATGCATCCGTCGAAATTTTGGTACTTTGCTAGTACGATTGCCATAGCTGCCGTTGGATTATTTAGTAAAATACTTTTAG tTTTCTGTAATAAGACAACAGTTTACAACCAAGAAAGACTGATTGATGCGGTTGCGAATCGACCGCCAGGTATACCATTACTAACAGTATCAAATCATCATTCATGTTTTGATGATCCCGGACTATGGg GAGttcttccactaaaacattGTTGTTCGACAGCCACAGCACGCTGGTCACTAGCCGCTCACGATATTTGTTTTACGAATAAATATCATTCGTTATTTTTTATGAGTG GAAAATGCATTCCAGTTGTACGTGGAGCTGGTGTCTATCAAAATGCCGTAGACGTTTGCATACAAAAACTATCAATAGGCGATTGGGTACATGTCTTCCCTGAAGGCAAAGTGAACATGACGAGAGAGTTTATGCGACTGAAATGGGGTGTTGGTCGAATGATTTACGATGCACCAATAATACCAATTGTCTTGCCAGTCTGGCACGAAGGTATGCACGAAGTTCTACCAAACACCGAACCCTACATCCCAAAATGGGGCAAAAAAGTGACCATGAATATTGGAAGGCCGATTGCCTTGGATGATTTTATTCAGGATATGAAAGATCGAAATGTCCCTGAACCAGATGCTAGAAAATTAATTACTGATAGGATACAAGATGAATTACAG gCACTACGTGTAGAGACGGAGCAACTTCATAGAATATAG